From Sphingorhabdus sp. SMR4y:
CGAAAGTGCGGTAATAAGTAATGCCAAGCCAAGAGTTTTGAACCCTGTATCGGGAAGCCGCGTAACGCCCCAGCTGATGCTCGCCATGCCGCCGCCCACAAGACAGGCGGGCAGGGATGTTAATATGCTGCTCATAACGAGGCATCCTTTTCGATTGATTTTTGCTGAATTTGTTGATCGCGCTCGGTTGGGACCTGCGCAAAACCGGTCAGCGCAAGCCGAAGGCCTGAGTAGGTCCAGCTAAAGATAAATTTGCGCTCCTCGCTGGCGATTACCTGCGCGCCGACAAACGTCTTGAGCGTTCCGGTCACTTCAGACTTGAGTTCTTTCGGATCGATGACGAGCGAACGGATGACAAACGCCTGGGCAATATCGGAGCCGCGTTGTTCGGAAACGATTTGGACCAATTCTGATTTGAGGCGGCCATGGGCACTGGGATCGGCTAGCTTGAGAATCTGTTCCATCCAGTAATCAAGCCCTTCAGGGCTACGGTTGAGCAGCATGAGAGCGGTATCTCGGGTGACGAGCTCCAAATATTCATGGGACACGCCTGCGCTCGATAAAGTCAGCGATTGTCCGGTCACAGGTACCAGCACGATTTCACGTGACTGCATTGATCCAGCTGCAATGGCGGCCAGACTGGTGACCGCTAGCCCTGCGGCTGCGAGCGCAAGCCAGTTGCGTTGCCGGAGCAGACGCTGCGCCGATTGATGTGCTATTTGTGCTTCCATCTTCTCCTCCTTCAACCGGCCAGAAGTCGGCAATAGGAGGGCGGCGTCGCTTTCAATCCCAGAAATGATCCGGGCAGATACCAGTAGACAGCATGAAGGAGCTGCGCGTTCGCACCGCCAGATTTTGCTTTTCGAAGGGCAAACCAGGCGACAAATGCTAGTGCGATTCCTACAAAAATATGCTGCGCTAATATGCCCCAGGCGAACGGGATGATCAGGCCAAGAAACTCGTCGATCGTCCAAAATCCGATGAGTTCGGGATCATCAAGCCGCCGGGGCAAAAGATATCTGTCAGCCATTTGTGCCGCCCTCCTTGCCGGTCGCAGTCGTTAAATGACTGCCGTGACAACAGAGGTGACGATGGGAACGCCGGTCCCGACGCCGATACCGACGCCTACGGGTACCGCGATTTGCCCCAATGAAAAGCGTCCGGATGCAAGACCAATAAGCCCCGCAGCCAGACTGAGAACGGTAATGATCTTGCCACCAGAACCTTCTAGAAAGTCAGTAAATTTTGCTAGCGCAGGATCAAAGGTATTGTCCGCGCCTGCATAGGCAGCCGTTGCACAGAGAAGCGCTATAGCTGCTGGAATGAGATAATCGGATGCGCGCCGGTGTGTTTGAGAAATATTGGTCATGGAAAATCACTTTCGCTTGAGAAACATGAAACAGCATGTGTTCGCTGTATGTTCTAAGTGCGCGATTGACCCGCCTGTAGGAAAACAGGAAATGGGAAAATAGGTGCCTTCCAAGCAAAAAGCGACATTCTGGATGGCAAATGGGCATAGCCGAACAGCGATTGCGCTAATCTGCCCGGAACTGTTCAGGCCAGCACAGCTGCTGCGCTAGTTTGAACAGAAGATGTTTTCAGCTGAACAGGAAATACGAATCGAGTGATTCGAAACTTCCTATTTGTTCTTTTTATGTTCTTTTCATTTTCCTACAGGTGCGCCTTCAAGATATCAGGTGATTCGTTCTCTTAAAGACAGGATGAATGACATGACTGAACTGAATAGAATTTCCGAAGCGCATATCAAAGCCGGCGTATCTATGCTGCTTAATCAGGCGGCCTCAACATCAGGCCGTTCTCAAGTGCGCATTGCGCGCGAGGCTGAAATTGACCGGGGCACGATGCGGCGTATCTTGGCCGGCAAACGCGAAGCTACGGTAAGCGAAGCGTTGCGTATATTATATGGCACGGGCGCATCGCCGCATGCCCATTTGCTTCTTTATCTAGCTTCAGATCAGGACAAGGCATCACGCTGGATGCAAACGGATCTAGCCTTGTTTTTTGAAGAACTGGTTCGCCATTTGCCAGATGTCCTAGAAACCCAGCTTGGTGATCACCTCCACGGTGTCAAACCGCATTGGGCGAAGGGGACTGCTCAACGCGTCGCGCGACTGCTCGCTGAGCACATGGACGACCTCGCCCGGAAGGATACGCTTCTGGGCGATGGCTTCGATCGCGCACATGGAGGCGGATATGCTTGATATTGAGCCAAATAAACTGCCAGATCCGCCTGCGGCACGTTTGCTCCGTCTGAAAGAAGTCCAGCACCGTGTCGGACTAGGACGATCAACCATCTATCGCTGGATGGACGATGGGAAATTTCCTAGGCCTCATTCAATAGGCGGTTACAGCGTCAGGTGGCTAGAAAGCGATATTAACGGATGGATCACCTCAAAGACATCGCTCGACGCTACAAGCTAGAACTTTCGGAATTCCACAAATTTTTTTCCGTCGGATACTAAACGCGTTGTGTCGCTCACAAATAAACTGGATGGAGCAAACAGCGTGAACGATACAGTTGCTATAACATGTTTTGAGCACGCTGCCATTCATAGCAGTGACGCGTGCTGTCAAACTGATGGAACAGGCCTTCAATCGCTCCCGCTTTGACCAGCGCCTTGCGGTACAGCCATAGCGTCTTGGCATTGGGCACCGCGTCCTCAAGGCCAAGGCCAACAAACCGTATGAAGGAGAGCCGGTCCCGCAGCTGATATTCCATCGCATCGTCCGACAAATTGTAGAGCGCCTGCAACACCAAGGCCTTGAAGATCAGCACTTCATCCCAAGGCTTGCGGCCCGCCGCATTCTTGCGATCATCCGCCATTTTGCGCAGACCGCTTTTCACCAGGGCCGCCTTCAGATTCACGCGGAACAGCTCAAACGGCACCGCTACCAATATCGCCACCAAAGGATCAGACTTTGCGTCCAGACCTTAATGCCGCTGCTGCAAATCAAAAAATCCCGGCTGGCCCATGATCCAAGTTCCCTCGCTGCATCAGCATCCTTGAACCGGATTTCAATCCCCAAGGGAAGGGCCCATTTCTCGACGTGGCCATCAAATGTCGAACCACCGTCTGCACGCACGGCTAAAACTGGTCCGGTCGGTATAGCCCAATGCTTCCGATATGGCCTCTTTCGACATTTTATCTTGCCCCAACATTTTTGTTGCTCGTTCTTTCAGATGATCATCCAACATCGTTCGAAATGAAGTTTGATTTGCCGTGAGCTTCCTGACGAGAGAGCGCCGCGAGAGACCGAGTTCATCTGCGACAAATTGTGCGCTGGGTCTTATGTGGTTTTGACTAGAGAGCAGACGTCTTACATCCTCAACAATCCAGTTGTGATGTGACAATTGCTCGGTTTCGGATTGCAGTTGTTCGACAGTGTTCTTGAAAAGCAAAGGGTCATGAAAGGGCAGTACCAAGGAGCAAGTTTCGTTTGTGAAGGTCATGGTGAATTGGGTGCCGCCAAATTGAGTTGGGACACCGAACGCATCTTCCAATGACTGTTTGTGCTGAAACGTTCGATTTGGCATTTCGAAAGTAACACCACTCAGCCTATCGTCGGTGATTTGATTAAGGATTGCGGTGGTGCTCAGCATAATGAACTCGGCTAGTGCCTGCCAGACTGAATCTTCCATTGAAACGGAGGGCTGAATTTTTAACGCGGTGGTTTTGGACCATACGTTTTTATTTATAACCGCGAACGGTGCCCTTACTCGGCCAAAACGCGCAAAGACATTAAGCGCATCCCCCAATGTCCTAGCACTACGCGCCGCAACATCGATGGTTCCATGCATTTGACTTCGCCATGCAAATGATGCTTCAATCGGCCATTCTGGACCCACCTGCTTATTGAGAGCTTCAATCAACGCAAATAACGACTGAATGTCGGTTTGGGCAATGCCGGAATTTGTTTCTAGTTTTGCCAGATCCAGCGAAATAGCATCATCGTCTAGCACGTCCCTATATTGCCGAATCAACGCATTGACGTAAGTTGCTGGGATACGAAGATGGGCACCTGCTGACATGGTTGGCGCAAAATGCCACGAATTTGGCGCAATGGGAACTATATTCGTCTGCGACGCTCTTCTATTTGCAAAACTCAATTGGGGAAAAAGGGACGAGCCATGAATATGTTTATAGCCACTGCGAAAGATGGGTCTGAAATTCGATACAAGGATGGAAAACGTTTCCTTTATCTTTGGTCCATGTTTTTCCCCCTTGTTCCGGCGATAGCTGCGGCTCTCTATTTTACCCAGATCGGAGTGTGGTCCACTTTTATCCCGCTGATATACCTATATGTTTTTGTTCCGATAGTGGATGCGATCATTGGTGAAGATGGTCACAATCCGCCGGACGAAGTCATCTCGGCGATGGCAGCTGATCGTTTTTATAGTTGGATGGTTAGAGCTACCGTTCCATTTTTGTGGCTCAGCTTTATCGCAACCGCTATGCTGGTTGGCACACAGGAGCTCCCTTGGTGGTCCATAATAGCTTTGGTTGTCGGCGTCGGTTCGGTAAGCGGTAATTCGATCACTATTGGTCATGAGCTTGGACATAAAAGCAACAAACTCGATCAAAAGCTCGCCATGTGGGCCAACGCAGTTATCGGTTATGCCCATTTTCGCGTGGAACATAATCATGGGCATCATATGCTGGTGTCAACTCCTGAAGATCCTGCCAGTTCACGTATGGGTGAATCGATTTATCGCTTCGTCCTGCGCGAAATTCCTGGTGCCTTGAAAAATGGTTGGTCAACGGAAGCAACGCGCCTCAATAAAAAAGGAAAGTCGTCTTTTTCACTGGACAATGAGATCTTGCAGGGCTGGATGATCACTCTAGCGGCAACGGTGATCCTAACCGCACATCTGGGTTGGATGATTGCTCCATTCATTCTTGTCCACCATATATTTGGATGGTACGGGCTAACTCAAGCCAACTATGTAGAGCATTATGGTTTACTGCGCCAGAAACACGAAAATGGTCGCTATGAAACATGTCAGCCACATCATTCCTGGAATACCAATCATATCTTTTCCAATTTAATGACCTTTCATTTACAACGGCATTCTGACCATCATGCTAATCCGATGCGCCCTTATCAAACGTTGCGAGATTTTGCCGATTTGCCTCGTTTGCCGAGTGGCTATCCCGGAATGTTTTTACTGGCAGCGATCCCGCCTCTATTCTTCAGAGTGATGGACCCCAAAGTAATGGAATGGGCCGACGGCGACCTCAGTAAAGTCAATATCTTGTCAGACAAGAAAAATCGATTGGAACAACAATGGAATAAGGTAACAGAGGCGCCAACGCCAACCTGATTGTGGGCCACCTCGAACAATACCGATTTCCGGCTGATATAGCGATTTGATATCCTCACTGGGCCAGAAGTCGGATCATTTTGGGTTTCCCCCAGCCTGTTTTGGGTTGATGCAGCCTGTCTTTCTGGCCTTTGGCCTCAGGTAGCGACGATTGCCGCCCGTTCGAGCACGACCAGACGGCGCATGTTGTAAGCCAGATTTTGCATCCCGATCTTCGTAGTCGCCCGCAGGATGCCGATGGTGCGCACGAACTTGCCGCCCATGCTGTGCTGGCATCCGAACACATGTTCGACCCGCACACGCACTTTTGAGCGGGTCTTGTTGGCGGCTTCTTGGGCGCTGGTGAGCGGTTTGCCCCGTGATCCGCGCCGATGGATGTGGCTGGTCAGGCCGCGCTCGGCGAGCACCGCTTCACTAGCCTCGCTGCGGTAAGCGCTATCGGCCCAGACCCCGCTGGCAGTGTTTGCACGATCAAGCACATCATCCAGCTTCTGACTGTCATGCACCGAGGCGCTGCTGACGGCGTAGCGCCGCACCAGCTTGTGGCGGCGATCAACGTTGATGTGGTTCTTGTATCCAAAATGCGACTTGCCATGCTTCCTGGTCCTGCGCGCATCCTTGTCCTTCTGGCGGTTCTTGGCGGGGTGCGCCTCCCATCCCGCCGGGGTCCCGCCCGCTTTGATCTTCGCATTATCGTCACGCGAGCCCCGCTGATGCGGGGCAGGCACGATGGCGGCATCAATAATCTGACCGCCCATAGCCAGATAGCCTTGGTCCTTGAGATAGTTGTCAAACAAGTGAAACAGCTTGTCCACCGCCTTCGCTTGGGTCAGCGCCTCGCGGTAAAGCCATAATGTCTTGGCATCGGGCACCGCATCCTCCAGGCCGAGCCCGGCAAAACGCATGAATGAAAGCCGGTCGCGAAGCTGATATTCCATCGCATCATCCGACAGATTATAGAGCGCCTGAAGCACCAATATCTTGAAAATCAGAACCTCCTCCCAGGGTTTGCGCCCTGCGGCACTTTTGCGGTCCCCATCCGCCTTGCGCAAACCGCCTTTGACAAGCGCACGCTGAAGCTTCCCCCGGAACAACTCAAAGGGTACTGCCGCTGCTATCGCCACCAACGGATCACCCGCCGCGTCCAGACCTTCATAACGGCGGCTCAAATCAAAAAATCCTGGCTGACCCATGGTGTGAAATCCTTCCTCAGTTCAAATCTACTGAATCAGAAAATCGGCGCACACGAAAGGGTAATTTTCGAGGTGGCCTCAAGTTTGTGACCGCTGTGATGGTCCCGTTTTGCTAGCGCAGCTATTCCAAAACTTTTCCAATGGTCTTGCCCATCGCTTCTCTCTCAACTTCCATCCGGTCAATGAACCGTCGTAGCCGGAGCACCGTTTCTGGCAGCAGGCGATATTCGAACAAAGTCAGATGCCGGAGCAATGTATTGCGTATCGCGCCGCCGCCCTCCTGAATTGGATCGCCCATCTCACGGAAATATTCAAGACCGTAGCGCAGGATGATGGTCACGTTGATAGCGAGGTCGGCCAATCGGTCCTTGGGCCAGTCGAGCAGGCCGGCCGCGACAAATCCTGCTAGATAGGTTTGAAACTGCCGATGGGTCCGCTCGGTCCAGCCGCGCACGCCCTGCTGCACGATCTCATCATGCTCGCCGTAATCCGCTTGGTCGCGGTAAAGAAAACGATATTCGTGAAGCTCGTCAATAATAGCCTGTAACAGGGCGGTATATTCATCAACGATATCCGCTTCGCCGGTCGGCGCGCGCGACAGGCGCTTTTCGATATCCTGCGCGAACTTCTCGCTGATAGCGCGGAGGATCGCACGCTTGGCTTTGAAATGATACCAGAGATTGCCCTCCGAAATGCCGAGATGATACGCGAGCGTCGCACTGGAAACATTGCCATAACCGTTTCGGTTGTATAGCCGCCTCGCCTCCATCACGATCCGGTCGCGGGTTTTCAATTCAGTAATTCTCCAGCTTGACCATCATCTTCTTGTATCCGTGCACAAAACAGGCCGGGACGCGCTCTGGCTCTTCAAGCACATCCACCCGTAGTCGCCGCTTAGCCATTTCCTCCAGCAACACGTGCAGTTGCAACTCAGCAACCCGCGCGCCAACGCAGCGGTGGATACCATAGCCAAAGGACAAGTGTCGCCGCGCGTTTTCGCGATCAACGCGGATGCTGTCGGGATCGTCAAACACGCTCTCATCGCGATTGGCAGAGATATACCAGAGCACAACTTTGTCGCCCTTTTTCATCTGCACGCCTTCGAACTCGGTGTCTTCCATCACCGTCCGGCGCATATGGGAGAGCGGTGTCTGCCAGCGGATCAGCTCACTCACCGCATTGGGGATAAGAGACGGATCAACTTCCAGCTTGGCACGTTCTTCCGGGAACTGGCTTAGACCATAAGCATAGGCGCTCATCGAATTGCGCGTAGTGTCATTGCCGCCAACGATCAGCAGAATGAGATTACCGATAAACTCTTCCTGGCTCATCTCGCTCATCGCGTCCGATTGCATCATTACCGAGATCAGGTCTTTGCCCGGTTCACCGGCTGCCTTGCGTTGCCAGAGTTCGGCGAAGGCACCTGCCATTTCCATCGCAATCTTATTGCGCCGCGCAATCCCGCCCTCCTGATGGACCAGCTCGACATCGCCCAGCATGTTTGACCAATAGGTCAGTTTGTCGCGTTCTTCCCAAGGAAAATCAAACAGCTTCGCAAGCATGCCGGTGGTCAGTTCGATAGATAGCTTCTCAACCCAGTCAAACGGTTCTCCAATGGGAAGAGAATCCAGAACTTCTGCTGTGCGTTGGCGCACTTCGTCCTGCATTGTCTTGACCTCGCTGGGGCCAAAGGCTGGAGCAATTGTCCGGCGCTGGGCTGTATGCTGTGGCGGGTCCATAGCTATAAATTGCGGCTGGCGAAACTCGTCCGGCAGAAGGCGATCCGGATAAAATGCTATCGAAATACCGCCATATTCAAACGAAGAAGAGAAAATTTTCGGCAGCGCCTCGATGTGGACAATAGGCTTGTAGGTGGAGACCGACCAATAGGGACCGAATTTTGAATCTGGGACATATTGGATAGGTGCATTTGCGCGCAGTTTGCGGAACGGCTCCTGCCAGCGGTCCTCTGTGTAAAGTTCAGCCAGCGAAACGTCGATTGGATCAAATACAGTTTTTTCAGGTGCCAGTGTTGTTGCCATTTACTTTCTCCTCCTCAATCGCTGCTGCGACTCTCCATGTTTAGGGTTATGACCCTATTTTTTTAGTTTGGCAATCTAGCTCTGCGGCTTTGATCCTAATTTTGGGGCGCGATTACTGCGACGGCTGTGCGCTTCAATACTTATTCGGCTCCATATTCTGCTTCCTAGTGACTGTTACCCAGTACGAGAAGTTATTCGGCCGTCCGCGTTCAACCAGGATAGTTTGGTAGGCAAACGCCCACAAATGCGTGGTGATTTCAACTGATCGTCATAACAATCTAATCTTTTGAAAGAAGATGGGGCGTTGAAGATGAAACAGAGTCAGCGGATATATTTACCGACTTTCAGAAGTACGAGATATGGGATCGTTGGCAGCGCGGGGAGTCGATAAGCTCGAGTGGTCGCGGGGTTGACCGGTTTCCTCATCGATTTGTCCCTTTTTGTCGCGCACTGACGGCATTCATCCACCAAAGTAGAAGCGATCCAGATTAGGTCTTACGCTTGCTGAGCGCGAAGCGATTTCCGGTTCAATTCGCCCATCTTCATCCCAAAACTATGATCAAGGCTTTCCGATGTTCATCAAGCTCTGTATAAATTGATCCATGTAAATCGCTAGATCCCGGTTGGGGACTTTGGCAAACTGCATTAGTGCGAGAGTATGTCCGCCGCCTATGAACAATCTGGCCGCTGCTTTCACATTGAGATTTTCGCTCAGTATACCTTCACGTTTGCCACGCGAAAAAACCGGTCGAGCAATCGAGTGTAGCTTGTCCAACAAAGTAAGATATCGGGGCCATACGCCAGCGCGAACACCGGTGCTCCAGTCTAGCCAAACTTTAATGATATCAGATTTCGTGGTCGCGTCGTTGGCAAATCGGGTTGCTAGCGTCGTAAGCGCTTCTTCCACGGATTTTTTCCCACCAAGCGAATCAGTGACGAGTTTGATCAGGTAGTTTTCTACTTCGTCGAGCACCGCTGACTCCAGATCCTCCCGTGATCTAAAATAGGAGTGCACGGTTGGTATCGCAACTCCGGCCAGCTTCGCGACGTGAGAATGAGTGGCACGAGCGACACCGTTCTCCGCAAAGGCTTGGAGCGCGCAGAGTGTCAATTGTTTGCGCCTCTCGTCCGGCTTCAGGCGCCTTTTCCCCAATTCGTGTTTGTATTTCAATATACTAGGCTCCTGATTGATGGCCGGCATCACCGCTTAAATCCGAGCGCGCTTGTGTGCCGGTCATCAAAAAAAATCGCAACAGATTTTCCTTGTTGACATTATACTCACTTATAACTGATACTATACTCAATAAAAATCATATATCATCAGAGAGGATGGCCAGCATGACACGAACCGGCACTGAAGCTGCGTATGCGATACCACTTGATAAAATCGACGTAAGCTCACCAGCGCTTTTCAAGGACGATTCGGCTGGCACCTATTTTGAACGTCTGCGCAAAGAAGACCCTGTCCACTATTGCGCTGAGAGTGCTTACGGGCCCTATTGGTCGATCACCAAATATAAAGACATCATGCATGTTGATACCCATCATGACATCTTTTCGTCGGCGGCAGGCTTCGGCGGCATCATCATCGATGACAATATTCAAAAAGGTGGTGGTGAAGAGGGGCTTGACCTTCCTAATTTCATTGCGATGGACCGACCGCGCCATGACGAACAGCGAAAAGCCGTCAGCCCCATCGTAGCTCCCGGTAACCTTGCTCTTCTGGAAAGCACCATTCGCGAGCGTGTCGGGGCCGTATTGGATAGCCTGCCAATAGATGAAGAATTTGACTGGGTTGATCGGGTCTCGATCGAAATTACCACCCAGATGCTGGCCACTCTCTTTGATTTTCCGTTTGAAGATCGTCGTAAGCTGACTCGCTGGTCGGATGTGACCACAGCTGCACCTGGCGGGGGCGTCGTTGATTCATGGGCGCAGCGCAAAGATGAATTAATGGAATGTGCGCAATGTTTTCAGACGCTTTGGAATGAACGGGTAAACGAGGATCCAGGCAATGACCTTATTTCAATGTTGGCCCATTCCCCGGCGACCCGAAACATGACACCGGAAGAATATCTCGGCAACGTGCTGCTGCTGATTGTGGGCGGCAATGACACAACGCGAAATTCGATGACGGGTGGGGTTCTTGCGCTGCATCAGAACCCGGACCAGATGGCCAAATTGAGGGCCTCTCCAGCGCTAATTGAAAGCATGGTGCCGGAAATTATCCGCTGGCAGACACCCTTGGCGCACATGCGGCGTACAGCAAAGGAAGATTCGGTTGTTGGCGGTAAAACCATCCGCAAAGGTGACAAAGTCGTCATGTGGTATTTTTCGGGAAATCGTGATGATGAAGTCATTGATCGGCCTGACGCGTTTATCATCGATCGCCCGAACCCTCGCCAGCATTTATCCTTCGGGTTCGGCATCCACCGATGCGTTGGTAATCGGCTTGCCGAAATGCAACTGCGAATTTTGTGGGAGGAAATACTCAATCGCTTCGACCGCATTGAAGTGATCGGTGAGCCCGAACGTGTTCAGTCGAATTTTGTCCGAGGTTACACCAAAATGATGGTCCGCGTTCACGCGCGATAAGAGTGAAGGAATACCAATGCCATTAGTAAAGTTTATTACCGCTCAAGGTGACGACCATCTTGTCAATGTAAATGCCAATTCATCAGTCATGGAGGCAGCCCGAGACAACGGAGTCCCGGGCATCGATGGCGATTGCGGCGGATGTGCAGCTTGCGGCACCTGCCATGTTCATATCGACGCGGCGTGGATTGAAAAAACCGGTCACGCTTCGGACGGCAGTGAGAGCGATATGCTCGAATTTGTGGAAGGAGCCGATGAATATAGCCGTCTGGCCTGCCAAATATCGATTACGGAAGAGCTTGACGGACTGATCGTTCGCCTGCCTCTCGCGCAGCATTGATTTTATATCAATGACCGGCTCGATGAGGAAAAATGTTTTCGACTATATAATCGTTGGGGCAGGTTCAGGCGGATGCGTGGTGGCTAACCGTCTTTCAGCGAACCCGGCGATACAGGTCTGCTTGATTGAAGCTGGCGGAGATGACGATCAGATGCTGGTCAACGTGCCGCTTGGCATGGCCGCCATGTTGCCAACCAAAATCAATAATTACGGCTATCAAACTGTTCCACAGCCGGGACTCAATGGCCGAAAAGGTTATCAACCGCGTGGCCGTGTTCTTGGTGGATCAAGCTCGATCAATGCGATGTGCTATATCCGCGGCCAAGCCGAGGATTATGACGCTTGGGCGGCGGACAGTGCGCCGGGCTGGTCCTATGATGATGTGCTGCCTTATTTCAAGATGTCGGAATGCAATGAACGCGGTGAAGATCAATATCACGGCGTGTCGGGACCGCTTAACGTAGCAGATCAC
This genomic window contains:
- a CDS encoding type IV conjugative transfer system protein TraE, with translation MEAQIAHQSAQRLLRQRNWLALAAAGLAVTSLAAIAAGSMQSREIVLVPVTGQSLTLSSAGVSHEYLELVTRDTALMLLNRSPEGLDYWMEQILKLADPSAHGRLKSELVQIVSEQRGSDIAQAFVIRSLVIDPKELKSEVTGTLKTFVGAQVIASEERKFIFSWTYSGLRLALTGFAQVPTERDQQIQQKSIEKDASL
- the traL gene encoding type IV conjugative transfer system protein TraL — its product is MADRYLLPRRLDDPELIGFWTIDEFLGLIIPFAWGILAQHIFVGIALAFVAWFALRKAKSGGANAQLLHAVYWYLPGSFLGLKATPPSYCRLLAG
- a CDS encoding TrbC/VirB2 family protein, with protein sequence MTNISQTHRRASDYLIPAAIALLCATAAYAGADNTFDPALAKFTDFLEGSGGKIITVLSLAAGLIGLASGRFSLGQIAVPVGVGIGVGTGVPIVTSVVTAVI
- a CDS encoding helix-turn-helix transcriptional regulator, coding for MLDIEPNKLPDPPAARLLRLKEVQHRVGLGRSTIYRWMDDGKFPRPHSIGGYSVRWLESDINGWITSKTSLDATS
- a CDS encoding AraC family transcriptional regulator is translated as MSAGAHLRIPATYVNALIRQYRDVLDDDAISLDLAKLETNSGIAQTDIQSLFALIEALNKQVGPEWPIEASFAWRSQMHGTIDVAARSARTLGDALNVFARFGRVRAPFAVINKNVWSKTTALKIQPSVSMEDSVWQALAEFIMLSTTAILNQITDDRLSGVTFEMPNRTFQHKQSLEDAFGVPTQFGGTQFTMTFTNETCSLVLPFHDPLLFKNTVEQLQSETEQLSHHNWIVEDVRRLLSSQNHIRPSAQFVADELGLSRRSLVRKLTANQTSFRTMLDDHLKERATKMLGQDKMSKEAISEALGYTDRTSFSRACRRWFDI
- a CDS encoding alkane 1-monooxygenase, with the translated sequence MNMFIATAKDGSEIRYKDGKRFLYLWSMFFPLVPAIAAALYFTQIGVWSTFIPLIYLYVFVPIVDAIIGEDGHNPPDEVISAMAADRFYSWMVRATVPFLWLSFIATAMLVGTQELPWWSIIALVVGVGSVSGNSITIGHELGHKSNKLDQKLAMWANAVIGYAHFRVEHNHGHHMLVSTPEDPASSRMGESIYRFVLREIPGALKNGWSTEATRLNKKGKSSFSLDNEILQGWMITLAATVILTAHLGWMIAPFILVHHIFGWYGLTQANYVEHYGLLRQKHENGRYETCQPHHSWNTNHIFSNLMTFHLQRHSDHHANPMRPYQTLRDFADLPRLPSGYPGMFLLAAIPPLFFRVMDPKVMEWADGDLSKVNILSDKKNRLEQQWNKVTEAPTPT
- a CDS encoding IS5 family transposase; the encoded protein is MGQPGFFDLSRRYEGLDAAGDPLVAIAAAVPFELFRGKLQRALVKGGLRKADGDRKSAAGRKPWEEVLIFKILVLQALYNLSDDAMEYQLRDRLSFMRFAGLGLEDAVPDAKTLWLYREALTQAKAVDKLFHLFDNYLKDQGYLAMGGQIIDAAIVPAPHQRGSRDDNAKIKAGGTPAGWEAHPAKNRQKDKDARRTRKHGKSHFGYKNHINVDRRHKLVRRYAVSSASVHDSQKLDDVLDRANTASGVWADSAYRSEASEAVLAERGLTSHIHRRGSRGKPLTSAQEAANKTRSKVRVRVEHVFGCQHSMGGKFVRTIGILRATTKIGMQNLAYNMRRLVVLERAAIVAT
- a CDS encoding TetR/AcrR family transcriptional regulator; the encoded protein is MKTRDRIVMEARRLYNRNGYGNVSSATLAYHLGISEGNLWYHFKAKRAILRAISEKFAQDIEKRLSRAPTGEADIVDEYTALLQAIIDELHEYRFLYRDQADYGEHDEIVQQGVRGWTERTHRQFQTYLAGFVAAGLLDWPKDRLADLAINVTIILRYGLEYFREMGDPIQEGGGAIRNTLLRHLTLFEYRLLPETVLRLRRFIDRMEVEREAMGKTIGKVLE
- a CDS encoding cytochrome P450, which translates into the protein MATTLAPEKTVFDPIDVSLAELYTEDRWQEPFRKLRANAPIQYVPDSKFGPYWSVSTYKPIVHIEALPKIFSSSFEYGGISIAFYPDRLLPDEFRQPQFIAMDPPQHTAQRRTIAPAFGPSEVKTMQDEVRQRTAEVLDSLPIGEPFDWVEKLSIELTTGMLAKLFDFPWEERDKLTYWSNMLGDVELVHQEGGIARRNKIAMEMAGAFAELWQRKAAGEPGKDLISVMMQSDAMSEMSQEEFIGNLILLIVGGNDTTRNSMSAYAYGLSQFPEERAKLEVDPSLIPNAVSELIRWQTPLSHMRRTVMEDTEFEGVQMKKGDKVVLWYISANRDESVFDDPDSIRVDRENARRHLSFGYGIHRCVGARVAELQLHVLLEEMAKRRLRVDVLEEPERVPACFVHGYKKMMVKLENY
- a CDS encoding TetR/AcrR family transcriptional regulator, with protein sequence MKYKHELGKRRLKPDERRKQLTLCALQAFAENGVARATHSHVAKLAGVAIPTVHSYFRSREDLESAVLDEVENYLIKLVTDSLGGKKSVEEALTTLATRFANDATTKSDIIKVWLDWSTGVRAGVWPRYLTLLDKLHSIARPVFSRGKREGILSENLNVKAAARLFIGGGHTLALMQFAKVPNRDLAIYMDQFIQSLMNIGKP
- a CDS encoding cytochrome P450; translated protein: MTRTGTEAAYAIPLDKIDVSSPALFKDDSAGTYFERLRKEDPVHYCAESAYGPYWSITKYKDIMHVDTHHDIFSSAAGFGGIIIDDNIQKGGGEEGLDLPNFIAMDRPRHDEQRKAVSPIVAPGNLALLESTIRERVGAVLDSLPIDEEFDWVDRVSIEITTQMLATLFDFPFEDRRKLTRWSDVTTAAPGGGVVDSWAQRKDELMECAQCFQTLWNERVNEDPGNDLISMLAHSPATRNMTPEEYLGNVLLLIVGGNDTTRNSMTGGVLALHQNPDQMAKLRASPALIESMVPEIIRWQTPLAHMRRTAKEDSVVGGKTIRKGDKVVMWYFSGNRDDEVIDRPDAFIIDRPNPRQHLSFGFGIHRCVGNRLAEMQLRILWEEILNRFDRIEVIGEPERVQSNFVRGYTKMMVRVHAR
- a CDS encoding 2Fe-2S iron-sulfur cluster-binding protein, translating into MPLVKFITAQGDDHLVNVNANSSVMEAARDNGVPGIDGDCGGCAACGTCHVHIDAAWIEKTGHASDGSESDMLEFVEGADEYSRLACQISITEELDGLIVRLPLAQH